Below is a genomic region from Rosa chinensis cultivar Old Blush chromosome 5, RchiOBHm-V2, whole genome shotgun sequence.
CAGGTCCCAGAATCTGACTGTGTAAAACATCCAATTTCTCCGAATTACTGGGAAAGTACCAAATCAAATCAGATAATGAGCCttatatcattggaaagctaTGAATGTCTACTTTATaactttctgtagaatttttCGGATGTCGATTTCGATACTTCTGGGGtcagttatgattatttgagtgaagataggtcggacatgaaatctgctcgggaatttacaactATTCATGGAAAACTCAGGACAAAAGAATACTttaattcagggttaattcgatgattTTATTCTTTCCACAGTGGGGGATATATACAAGTAcgaaggagtagtctaactctaataggaaataatctttccataattacaggatatcctaattaaataagaatCCTAATTACTTACAGATTTACAACGATTCTAGGACACTCCCCCCTAAATttgtgcatagatgtctatcatgcaAACTTGTCAACCGAGTTGTCAAATACCTTcttggacactcctttagtaagaacatcagctaattactcctctgagtttacaaatggaaagcgaataacctttctttCAAGATTtgctttaataaaatgacggtcaacctccacatgcgctgttctatcatgttgaactaaattatgtgcaatctcattGGCAGCTATATTATCACAACGCAAACCCATAGGCCTTTTAAGCCTGTAACCCAGGTCTTTGAGGACATTACGGATCCACAACATTTCATAGACTCTATGTGTCATACCTCGAAATtctgcttctgcacttgatctagCAATGACTTTTTACTTTTTGCTaagccaagtgacaaggttccctccaataaaagtgaagtacccagatgtagaacgtctgccagttttatcaccagcccaatctgcatctgtgtacccaacaacttccaattcatatttttttttctcaaacagaaaccctttacctggcgccatctttaAGTACCTCAAAATATGAAAGACTACATCCATacgctcttcactaggacaatgcgtAAACTGGCTAACAACACTCATAGAATAaccaatatcaggtctagtatgtgaaagataaatcaatctTCCTACAATGCTttgataccttcctttatcagttggaagttgatcaggatagatagtAAGtatgtgattcatctcaatagGTGTCTCGATtggtctgcagtccagcatccccgttttgGTAAGCAAATCAAGGACATACTTCCACTGTAAAAGtaaaatccccttcttagacctagcaacttcaatacccgaagaatacttcagttgtcccaaATCCTTCTTTTCAAACTCATTTGATAGATACCTTTacaattcattcatctcttttggatcatcccctgtaacaatcatgtatTAACATACATAATAAGATCAGTAATCGTACCATTCTTGCGTTTGacaaacaaggtatggtcagaatttcTCTGTTTGTATCCAAAGGCTCTAATGGCCTTTGAAAATATTCCAAACCAAGCTCCGGGAGACTgtttcaggccatacaaagagtTCTTTAATTTACACACCTTGGCAACGTCACTTGgataattcttaacacctgggggcacatccatgtacacttcttcatCCAACTTCCCATTAGGAAacacattcttcacatcaaacttgTGTCAGTGTGTTGTaggtgagattagaatccggacaaTATTagtctttgccacaggtgcaaaagtctcctcataatcaatcccatagcctTGTGTATATCTCTTGACAACTAACCTTGCCTTGTATCTATCAATAGTTCCATCGACATTAtgcttcacagtaaacacccaacggCATTCTACAGTCTTCTTTCAAACAGACATAGGTACTAGCTTCTATCTTGCATTCTTCtaaagagcttccaattcttcatgcatcgcctttgtccattttggatcccttaatgcatcctgcacgttactaggaaaaGTTGTCTCAGGAAACGATCGATCGCTAGGGACCAAATGATCGATCGTCTGGCTACTGGAAATTTCTGCATGTTGAAGCGATCGATCGCTGGGTTCAAGCAATCGATTGTTTGCTTCTGCCTCAGAAAGCGATCTATCGCTAGTGCTGAATAATCGATCGTTTTATCCACTAGGAGCTTCAATCTCTCAAAAAGATCGATTGTCAGGTTCAAAAGATCGATCATTTTTGGCTGTTTcagaatttctaccttcaaatcgttcctccaaattttccaagtcttcaaagacatcaaaatcaacaatagaactaggattcccttcacaacctctctcctcctgaagggaagactgagaagctccccctgagtaatatGGCTCAAATTCACGGAATGAGACATCAAGAGATATATGTACTGTGTTGGTGATTGCGTCATGACATCTATAGCCCTTCTGAAACTCTGTATAACCCATAAAAATACACTTCTTTGCACGAGGATCAAGTTTGCTCTGTTGTGGCTTTGGTATATGGGCATaagctgtgcacccaaacactcgGGGCTTTGATATTTCTCAGTAACCGGTCCGGTTTGGATAAACGTGGATCTGGAAAAGTTGAAGCCTTTGCCGAATTGAGTATCACGAACTGGTTGTCGGTTATCGATTTTCTCAGTttggatcggcctaattttggCTAGTTTGGCCTACTCGGCTGATATTGCCAACCTTAATTTGTATTAGTTGCATACCTAACTTAGAGGTTTGTTCGACTTTTCCATACCTATTCTACCCACGTTAACTTGTAGGAGTTGGTAAAACACCTGACTTTTAGGtcagaaataaaaagaaatgtaTGTAGTAGGTATCACTTTAaggttttgaaaatttaatgccaactggtttttttttttttttttttaattttgtgagTTTCATTGTTTACCTTTTTTTAAATGTATGACATTTAGCGATGTTCATGCTATGTGCTTTGTTAAATGCCTTGTCAAAAAGTATATAGTTTTAGGCACCTCATTACTATGTGATTTATTGGTTACCTATTCTAGAGATAATGTCATGGGTATAATGTATTTTTAATGATATGAGTTTATTTTGATGTCTGGTCAAGAAGTATTTGCTTTTAGATACCTCATTGATATGAGCTTTATTGCTTTTCAATACCTCATTGAggctatttttttttgtttttacttctTTTATTTTAGAGAAATGTAGGATAATGGTGTTGCTATTAGTTTTGATCATTGGTTACTTATTTCAAAGGTCTGACATATAGCGATTATCAAAGTTATGAGGTAGGTGCAACTTCCCATtacttattttttcttcatccaacttcccattaagaaacgcattcttcataTCAAACTTGTGCGaaggccaatctttgtttgctacaagtgagattagaatccacACAATATTGATCTTTGCCATAGGTGCAAAAgtttcctcataatcaatcccatagcctTGTGTATATCtcttggcaaccaacctcgccttgtatctatcaATAGTTCCATCAGCATTAAGCTTCACTATAAACTCCTAACggcatcctacagtcttctgtCCAActggcataggtactagctcccatgttgcattcttctTAAGAGCTTCCAagtcttcattcatcgcctttacCCATTTTagatccgtcaatgcatcctgcacgttactaggaatagatacagtagataattgatcaataacaagtgcatgtgacccagaaatcctatggttagataTAAAGTTAGCTATAgagtatttagctttggctttcgTATATGGTTCATAttgtgttaatgtttaaagttcagcggtagctaaacctttgttaacgctggtccgatgggcagaCCGCTACCTATGATATTCTCAGagtttccgctacctgtcaagtgaaatacagagggcgtcagagggagaccgcgctgggcggtcttctcttctctgatgcctaagttagtcaatgtatttatgttgacaaagtaacagtaggtaagtattaaatgcttAATTAATGAGGAAAGaggagataaccttttataggtgaggagacagctaatcttctccatgttttcgatgtgggactgatatgcgtcagcggtgatctaggtgcaagccggggctcaggcggtggcctgcttggctgtgttcctgtaggtcactcctttggcgggagtcggTACCGCTGGGGGGGTAGCATTTGCgtagctcattatagctaattatgcttgcaaatgccttgTAAATACATAGTGTTTCTTAGGAATTTCCTTGGTAACTCTTTGTGATTTCcaaggttcgacactttctaacccagaagactcattaaagtttagggtacATGAGATGGATCATTCTGAGTGGGATCTTTAGTTGGTGATGTAGAAGGAGGAATATATTGTGTGTGAGtttcagatacgtcttgattttgatccAAACTATCCAAAAAAGTCATCTCAGGAAACGATCGATCGTCTAGCTACTGGAAATTTCTACATGTTGAAGCGATCGATCGCTAGGGCTGAACAATCGATTGTTTTTTCCACTAGGAGCTTCTATCTCTCAAAACGATCAATCATCAATTTCAAACGATagattgttttttgttgttttagATTTTCTGCCTTCAAATTGTTCCTCCAAATTTTTCAAGTCAttaaagacatcaaaatcaacaatagaacgaggattcccttcacaacctctctcccccttatgggaagactgagaagctccctcTAAGTAATATGGCTCAGATTCACGGAATGAGACATAAGAGATATATAGACTGTGTTGGTGATTGGATCATAACATCTTTAACCCTTCCGAAACTCTGCATTTACCCACAAAAATACTCTTCTTTGCACAAGGATGAAGTTTTCTCCGTTGTGGCTTTAGTATATGGGCATAAGTTGTGCACCCTAACACTCGGGGCTTTGATATTTCTCAGTATCCGATCCAGTTTGGCAAACCGTGGATCTGGGAAAGCTGAAGCCTTCGCTTAATTGACTATCATGAACCGATTGTTGGTTACCGATTTTCTCAGTTTAGGCAGGCCTGATTTTGGCTAGTTCAGCCTTCTTGGCTAATATTGCCAACCCTAGTTTGTATCAATTGCATATCTAACTTAGAGGTTTGTTCGACAATTCCATACCTATTCTACCCACGTTACCTTATAGGAGTTGGGCAAAACACCTGACTTTTAGGTCAGAAATGTATTGGTTTAACATCAAGTATCTAGCAAACCAATTTCTTAAGACACCTTTCTAATACAGAGAAAGATAATTACCAAAGATCCAAACTTCACATAACCAAATAAATTGGTGCATTTGGTTAAAACTAAAACTTACAAAAGAAGATCATTGAACATATATTATCATGACGGTGACTCATATAGTCACTAATCTGATCTAAACAATTACAATAAAGAACAGATGGGTTGAAAATGAGGAGTGACTACTCACAATTTGAAGGCAGTTCATATCAATCATTTAGCCAAAGTAGACTCTTCATATGCAATCACGTAAAAGCACTCCTTTCTAACCATATACGTCTCAATCTTCTCTTCCTTATGACCACTCCTTATCAACTCCCACTTACACGCCCTATAACTATAATGATCACTACTCCCTTTCCCCAGAAAAATACTAGTTTCCATAGCCAAGACCGGCCTCAAATCAGTTATCCACTCACGCTGATCTGAAACCTTCAAGTCATAGAGCTTAGTCCAAGAGTCCGTGACCTCATACTCTCTCATGACCCACAAATCACCTCATACTCTCTCATGACCCACAAATCAATGCAACTATCAGAagccactactagaatttttgcCTTTTacatcggccagaaaccgatgttaaaaagaaaatcatccgatgtcttagtgggtgatgttaaagatcacgaaaaaaaaagacatcagtcaaaaaccgatgtccaGTTCAAAAATAGACATCGAATAAGCTTATGGAACTGATGTAAAACCGTTATTATGATGACATATTAGTgtgtttagatattgttaaaccttcatattttgacATTTAATGCTTAATGAAGTATAGGTCCAACAGCAGAAATATTCATTTTAACATTGTTACTCATACTAGAAACGATGTTTTATACCGTGTCACACATCGGATTCTTTGAACTTTTGCTTGCTATTTGTGAGATTCACGGATATTTTCCATATATCTCACTATTTAAGATTCAATCTACATTCTTTAGTATTGTATATATCAATTcttatttactttgtttttatAATTATTAACTGATTTGTAATTGCTACTAGGATATTCAATCCACATTTCTCAAAATAAAATGATTCAAAAGTAATTGCAACACTGGGGCATTGCATTAATTTATGTCTTTGATCATGATCCTTATAATTTATAAGAGACATTTACACCTAAAATGACAATGGTCAAAAAGCTAGAGGAGTGCTCCAAACATAATTGAGAGCAGATGCTCCATATGAATTAAACAAGACTACATGAAATTCTGGCAACTTTGCAGTGCTCCTCTTTGGGAGTGGTAGTAAGCAATTGTCCACGTTGCATCTTAAGTAAGCAATTAATTTACCATGTTgagctttggcaatgtccacgTACGCTATGCTGCGAACCCAAAATCACCTACATAGAAGCAACTCACTTGAGTAGAGCCGATGGTTCTAACTTCTAACCATCATTCTCAACCATTATTTTCCATAAGTTTCCAGTATGTCTTGTGACATTCTCCAAAGATGGGAACTACATAAGAAATATAAACAGATCAGGTTATCTTCCTACCACTCAAATATATACAACCAACGGTATAGGAAATGAAAGGAATTATCAGTAGTAAGTACCGGGAATAGAAGCAGGACAAGACACTTTGAAAACATAACAAATGTTGAACAGCTCAATATACTACGTGACCCGGCCTGAACTACTGAGCACAAATGAGAATGTAGTTTAACAGAAGCCAAAGGCTGCAGGAATATTTAAGTTCTGTGTTCAAATTTTGGTCTGTTTCAGAAAGACCTTCACTAGATCCATGACCTCTAGCACTCAAGGATAACAAATACAAAGATCTCATACACTAAAAGAGGgacaaacaaaggaaaaaaaaagaagggaaagcTTCAGTACTTGGGGATACTTACTTGCATCATTGATCTGGGATTTGTAGTGTAGGTTGTCTCAATGGTCTTTTCCTTCTGCAGTCCATGGACAAGTAGTCAATTTATACATGTATAATTGTTCCCATATGTctaataaacaaaaaagaatgaaaaatgagaGATTACCTCTATATGAAATCCATAATGTAAAGCAACCCTCTTCACGTCCTCCAAACTCAGTTCAATAGACAtatcctaaaaaaaataaaacaaaacaagtttAAAGATTTAGTTCTTTATTGGAGCATGTCAGGACATGAATAAAGAGTGAATAACTTATGCCTCATTTCAAGATTCTTGATAGGGTTTCAATGTATTCAACAATGTTGTGTGCTGTATCAATAAAGAAACAGGTCACAACCGCATCCCAAGCACCAATATGTGTCGCAAATAATCTCCGTGAGATATAAATAGAGCGGTTAGTTCATATATGTTCCTGCAGCAGTTGCATGCATGTATCAACTTTTAGAAGGAATCCATGCCATTCCTTGTGAGTATAAAAATAGAGCAGATTAATgaaaccgggcgtggggctgagcctcccagctaggctgggttccaaacccctttcaaaaaaaaaaaaataataataaagcagATTAAATATCCATGCCATTAAGATTAAATTTCATGAGCATCAAATTCGGTATATAAGTATAAAAATAGTACCATTATGACATACATATTTGCTTACCTACTTGGCTTGGATCATTATAAACCTCAACAAAGTCACCGCCACACATAGAAAAGCCTTCAGTAATCCCTGCACTGCTTGCATGAACATCAAATTGATAGTACACAGAGCATAAGTGAAACTTTTAGGGTAAAAGTAGTattcaaattattaaaaaaagaaaaagaaaaaaaaagcatttAGATTCAGCATAAACCATGAGCATATTGTAGTTCATCAAAATAAAGTGTAAGGAATATGTATTAGTACGGTAACAAAAAATTGGGAGGGTATGTTTCAACAAGGATACCAATTGATGGCAACTATTCTCATATGTTTCTAGGTCATAGTGATAAGAAAATGAAGACCATCCAAGTATCCATCAATAGCACCCGTAGAATTTCAGTGTAAATTCATGATTCATGGACACAACTAGTTTAAAGCATCCATTAAAGCTTTTCAAGACATGATATCCATGTAAGGAAAACGATATCTTTGTAGCATATCAAGGACAAAAGCAGAAGTTCCAACATGACTAATGGAAATTCAACCAGAAAAGTGTGCTTCTGTAGCATTACTAAAGACAAAAGAACACGAGTAGCAGCATGAGTACCTAGCGGGATGAATATCTGGTATTGAAACGGGACGAAGTTTGGTCATCATCTGAAAGCGAATTACAATTTCTGTGGATCCACGGATATATTGTCCACTCCCCAGCAGTTTGACAACTGATAAACAAATGAAGATAGGGAAGCAGGGGTCATTACCCACAGAAGATGGAATAACAACTAAACTAATAAACACAAAGTAGATTAACTATGACTCTGACcataaaccaaaacaaaaataaaaacctaaccTAAACTACTCcgatttcaatgaaatttcatAGACACTAAGCGAACACACTAAACTGGATACTGgtaaatttttagggattttggagatcatttgctatgctaattaattaaaagaaaacagagGACAGAAACCTGCGAAAACAGAAACTaaagaaataaacaagaaaacgattttagggtttttggttttgagaaaacaatcaaaataaacaagGTAGAGATAACCTATCCACTCCAAAAACAATCAAGCAACAAAGCTTCACAACTTAGTGAACTTAACATATATACACATTGAAATAGATATGTAAATATGTTATAATGGGCATTCTAGTGTCAAACTACCAGAGGGGATAAAGAGATATAGGGGGTGGTTGTGACGGTAGAGCCGACGGCTTCGAGCTCGTCACGTGAGCTGCAGCAGACCACCATTGGAAGACAGGGACGCCTTCCTGCTACGCCCAACAGGTCCATAAATCTCTCATGCTCAATTCAATTCACAGATTCAGTTAACTATAACCTCAACATCTCCGACTGaaaagtatatatataataaaggaGATTGAAGAGAGATAAAGATACCACATTGAACTGGAGTCTGTCGACGGCGAGATAGAAGTGGCGCTGTTCACTCCTCACAAAAACTAACCTCTCCTTCCCAAATGAAGTAAACCCAAATCCCATCCTCACCTTCACGAACAACATACTCTCCTTTATCTGCAAAAACCCAAAAAGCTCAAACCTTTATTCACAAAACCACAATTGAAATTTCATAGCACAGTAAAAAATGAGGTTGTGGGATTCACCGTAGTGCTTTGGAATTACGAGCTGGGCGATTTTCTTGAGCGAGGAGCTGGGTAGGCGCTGAAGCAGAGGAACGCAGCCCAGAAACTCAATCACTGCAAAATGCAAATGAAACTCATCAAGCTCGGAACTTTAGCGCAGAATTCGatgaatttagggtttctgGCGAGGGACCTGATTCGGAGTCCATGGTTGAGAATGGTGAAGTTACAGAGGTAGAGGTGATCATTGGCAACAAGaacatttggtttttttttttttccgaattaataaaaagaaaaagatttgagAAATAGAAACATGAGATGAATGAAACCTGAAATGGGAAGGGAGGGAACTTCAATGGCGAAGACCTCTGCAACCTACAAATTTGATCTGAGCCTGCTACCCATTCAATTTCTTGATAGAATCACAATAAAAAACCACAGTAGGGGAGTGAGCGGAGGAGAGGGAGGCGGTGGTGGCCGTGAACAGACGGGAGAGAAAGAGGAGAGGGCTAGGGTTTCGGGGAAGAGCCAGACAGAAAACGGGTCGCTAGTTCTTTTGGAGATAGAGTGAGGATGAAAATGGGTCGCCAAAAAGAATGGGAAAACTTACCAAGTGTGGGTGGCATAAAAATTTTGTTCCCCGCCTGTCCAAATATTTAATTTAATCTTTTCCGCGTTTTTTAAAATTTGTAGACATCGGTCAATAAGCGATGAcaattatatacatataaatcagaatttgaggaatcgatgttaataACATTTTTTAACATCGCGTGAATTCCTCACCAATTTAATTATCGTGATGTCTTTCGAACAATTACACACAGGCATCCTCTAACAGAACTGAGACTTATATTAAAATGGTGACCACCATGGTGGTAGTCAAGAGAAGTAGGCAGCGGCATTGTTCGGAACTCCTCCTTTGCCAAGTCAAATGCAAAAGTATTTCCATCTCCGCAGCTCCGCCAATgaattgcctcattaaaaaaaaatcccctGGTAATTGATGGGACAGTAAGGGAGTTCAATAGTTTTCCAACTGTTAGCTCTTGATGAGAATACCTTAGCCTTTACTATCTTCTCCCCACGGAAAAAATTAACAATAAGTTTGCAGTCGTCAGTGGCGGCCAAATAGCCAAAACCATAAGGACCTGGGTCAGGTAATTTCTTGAAGAAGCCAGTTGATGGGTTCCAGATATACATATCTGAATTACTAGGAGCTGCAACTACCAAACCATTGCAGGAGCACAGTATTCTGACACGACGGCCCGGTTGCTTGAATGGGCACCTAACCTTTCTGGAATCCATCGGTTTCTCAAAGTCTAGGGATTCACAGTCAGATTCATGAGCTTCGCAGAGGGCTCTGCGACTTACGGTTTGCTGCTCGGAAGCTATCTGGAATTGGGATTTGGCGAAATTTGGGTCGGACAATATCATGAAGCGCCAGCGTTTCGAAACGCAGGTGAAGCGAATTAGGGATTTGATCGACAGCATCTCCAAGATTTTCACTATCAAATCTTTCGGTAAGCACTCGGAGATGTGCAATTGCAGATCGATATTCGTCGCGGCGAACGAGCCCATGAGAAGAAGTTCAAAGGGTTTAATACGAAAGAAAACAAGCACAAGTTTTTGAGGCTTTATAGTGATGGGGATCAGAGCAATGACTTCGTAAGCCATAACCGTAGTGAGGTTTGAGAGTTTTTAACTAGGGTTTCTATTACAGGTAGGGTTTGAATTTTCTTAAATCGGATTCGATTAACAACAGCAAGCCAGCAACAAGactaaagtgaaaaaaaaaaaaaaaaaaaacagttccgCAGACAACTTCAGACATAAAGGGTTAAagtaaaatcacaattatagcctTATAGGTACAACTTTCACAAAAATTTGTACTCTTCCTCTCACAAAAGTTTTAAAACCGCACTCGATGGTACTCAGACTTAAAAGTCTAGTCATTAAGATACTTCTATTAATTTCTGTTAAATAGAGACATGTGTCACGCATGTGATCTGAATACCTCTCATGTGGCAATATATATCAGACATCTCCTGCTTTCACATAATGCTAAATTGCTAATTCAATTTCAATACACGGTAAAACAAATTTGTGGTTAAACAAATTGGTTATTTTGTTGCTTTAGACACCTTcaaatttttaatttcaaactCCAATTCATGTTTTAATTCCTACATTCTCTTAGTACAGATTGTTTTCAGAGAATTTGAAGCTCCATAATGGATTAGCTCATTCAGCAGCAAGACCAACTCTTTCAGTCCCAGATTTCCAAAGTATAATCGATAGTTCTCAAATGGAGTTGTAGTCTAGAATTAACTCCATGGGTCTTTCGAATTTTTACTTGGGACATAATTATTGAACTTTGGGATTTGTACGTAGGGCTGTCagttccgacacgacccgataacacgactcgaaacccgcacgaaataaagcgggttgaacccgcacgattaaaaagcgggtcagccatgggtcaacccgccatgacccatttaataaatgggtcggccacggatcaacccgccaacacgaagtgaacccgtataacccgattatgctatacttcttcttgaaattttgggcgttgggagtatttgatcataggattagacaatttgaaatatttttctttataattattggatttaattatttatgaatatatatatatatatatataattatttatattcttagtcttgttgagtttttagtgaattcaatcaatttatgcatttttttagttaaatgggtcgcattgttaacccttaaatgggtcattttatcTAGCACGACatgacctatttgttaaatgggttaagcgggttggaaatggataacccgtttaataaataggttgggtttgggtttaaatttttgacacgattattaaatgggttgggtttgggtttgtatattacgacacgacaaataccttaacccgacacgaacccaacccgacacgacccattgacagccctatttGTACGTAGGGGCATAACCACATGGTAGGTTGTTTGGGCTATAGCCTAGACATGATTTTGGCCCAAAAACCCGTAAGTATATGTATATTTCTCTTCAGCCCATTCtagtccaaagaaaaaaaaattatatgcagCTACTCGACTAACTCGAGTCCTCGGGTCTCCTTGACGGCAGTGCGGCACATCAGTTGCTGCTTAGTTGAACACTTGAACCCATAGACCCCCATCAGAAATCACCGTGAACCCGTGAGTCCATGACGTCCGGCAATGACCCCGAGCCGTTCTGGTAATTTGGAGATTTAAAGTCTGATTTGGGGATCATAGAATCACAAGCACAAGttgttcttttgcttttttttgtttgatttggagaatTGGAGTTGCTTTTGTTAGttagtttgtttgattttgggtCTTGACCTTTTTGATTATAGGACTTGACATTTTGTGTTCTGCCGTTCTGGGTCTTCGTCTTATGCTTCAACTTTGCAGGTAATGGAACTACAGCTGCAATCCTTCTTTGACAACTTTGATCCCTGAGTTGCTGCTGCTAATTTTCATCAAAGTAACTAACCGTTATTGTTGTCGGTATTTGTTTCTAGATAAAAGTTGGTTGGCTAAAAGATCTTACAAATTTCAACTTGGAAAACCTTGACATTGAAGTTGGTTGCTTTAACGACTTCTCTATGCAGTACACCAGTGTTGTCCACTGCTAGGATATGTAGCAACGTCCAAGGTACAAGGAAAATGTTTAATTGTTGGCATCTCTAAATAAGTAGATAGATACATAACAATGATCATTTTAGAACAAGTGCTTGATTATTGCTTGATAGACCGATGTTATTTTCCATCTAGGTTTTATATTTTGAAGTTCTTTTCAGGCCTTATTAGTTGTTGTGATTTACTTATGTCTAACAAGTTTgtcttcttgttttctttttcttcatacAACTTCTAGGTTTGAGATTTCTTTTACATATCTTTAAATTCATGGTATTTGGCTTCAAATGTCACGCCCCCAAATCCAAGGCCAATATTGTATTGAAATATGGCTCGTGAATTTGTGACGtgagtcaaaacaaataaaattttcttcttgaataaatcaacaggaagtaaaagaaattatatacatgtttgaatagtacttttattagaaagCACATATCGGTAAAATATTTACATAACCAAAGTTAAGCAAAATTCGAATCAGTACAGGTATTCACTAGAaatagtagtagaaaaatattattttatctagtaggttcatcccgttttcccaagcatctactcaatacctgaaaacaagaaggtgtagcatcatgagcaacacaagcccagtaagtacacaacttacattcttatattaatgtgtcttataagaaatcaaaactg
It encodes:
- the LOC112166118 gene encoding carnosine N-methyltransferase-like produces the protein MVVCCSSLYLFIPSVVKLLGSGQYIRGSTEIVIRFQMMTKLRPVSIPDIHPASAGITEGFSMCGGDFVEVYNDPSQVGAWDAVVTCFFIDTAHNIVEYIETLSRILK
- the LOC112163835 gene encoding F-box/kelch-repeat protein At3g06240-like, which translates into the protein MAYEVIALIPITIKPQKLVLVFFRIKPFELLLMGSFAATNIDLQLHISECLPKDLIVKILEMLSIKSLIRFTCVSKRWRFMILSDPNFAKSQFQIASEQQTVSRRALCEAHESDCESLDFEKPMDSRKVRCPFKQPGRRVRILCSCNGLVVAAPSNSDMYIWNPSTGFFKKLPDPGPYGFGYLAATDDCKLIVNFFRGEKIVKAKVFSSRANSWKTIELPYCPINYQGIFF